A window of the Balaenoptera acutorostrata chromosome 13, mBalAcu1.1, whole genome shotgun sequence genome harbors these coding sequences:
- the MC2R gene encoding adrenocorticotropic hormone receptor, whose amino-acid sequence MKHIINLYESINSTARNNSDCPPVVLPEEIFFTISIVGVLENLMVLLTVIKNKNLQSPMYFFICSLAISDMLGSLYKILENILIMFRNMGYLKPQGSFETTADDVVDSLFILSLLGSICSLSVIAADRYITIFHALRYHRIVTPRRALVVLMVIWTCCMGSSITIVTFSHHVPTVIAFTALFPLMLAFILCLYLHMFLLARSHARRTSTLPRANMRGAVTLTVLLGVFIFCWAPFVLHVLLMTFCPADPYCACYMSLFQVNGVLIMCNAVIDPFIYAFRSPELRDAFKKMTFCNRYQ is encoded by the coding sequence ATGAAACACATTATCAACCTGTATGAAAGCATCAACAGTACAGCAAGAAATAATTCAGACTGTCCTCCTGTGGTTTTGCCAGAAGAGATATTTTTCACAATATCCATTGTTGGGGTTTTGGAGAATCTGATGGTCCTTCTGACTGTGATCAAGAATAAGAATCTTCAGTCACCCATGTACTTTTTCATATGCAGCTTGGCTATTTCCGATATGCTGGGCAGCCTGTACAAGATCTTGGAAAACATCCTGATCATGTTCAGAAACATGGGTTACCTCAAGCCTCAAGGCAGTTTTGAAACCACAGCAGATGACGTGGTGGACTCCCTGTTCATCCTCTCCCTCCTTGGCTCCATTTGCAGCCTGTCTGTGATCGCCGCTGACCGCTACATCACAATCTTCCACGCTCTGAGGTACCATCGCATCGTGACCCCACGCCGTGCCCTTGTCGTCCTGATGGTCATCTGGACGTGCTGTATGGGCAGCAGTATCACCATCGTGACCTTTTCCCATCATGTCCCCACGGTGATCGCCTTCACAGCGCTGTTCCCACTGATGCTGGCCTTCATCCTCTGCCTCTACCTGCACATGTTCCTGCTGGCCCGCTCCCACGCCAGGAGGACCTCCACGCTTCCCAGAGCCAACATGAGAGGGGCTGTCACACTGACTGTTCTGCTCGGGGTCTTCATTTTCTGTTGGGCACCCTTTGTCCTTCATGTCCTCTTGATGACATTCTGCCCGGCTGACCCCTACTGTGCCTGCTACATGTCCCTCTTCCAGGTGAACGGTGTGTTGATCATGTGTAATGCCGTCATTGACCCCTTCATATATGCCTTCCGGAGCCCAGAGCTCAGGGACGCATTCAAAAAGATGACCTTCTGCAACAGGTACCAGTAG